In Phocoena phocoena chromosome 3, mPhoPho1.1, whole genome shotgun sequence, the DNA window ctttaaaaatacagagacCCAGGCCTCACCCTAGGCCAAttcaatcagaatctctgagggtggGAAACACTTTGCTGTTTTTCCATAGCTTTCCAGCTGATTCCAATCTGTAGGCAGTTTACCAGCCAGTGGTTTAACCTGTGGTTGGGAGAGCTAATCTTTCTAGACTTTTGTCAACATCCTCCCCTCACCAAGAAAGGGGGTGTAGCTGGGGCTATAAGTCTTGAGGCTGTAAGCCCATGTGTAATAGCTTCTGCTGGATCTGTGAATATAAAGTGGATAGTTCACAGCAGAAGGATTAGAGACAGAATTAGAAAGAGCTATTGCTCTTCTGTATTAACTCACTTGATTTTCTCTCCTTACATTTTGTAAGAGTATAGAAGGCAAAAGAACCACATTTATCTGCTAAACCTTGTTCTGGGAAATTACCtcctttaattttcacaaatgGCTATTTTTGtctcccatttacagatgagaaagctgaggttcagaggagTTAAGTACCTTGCTCAAGGGCTAGATATGGGGTATAGgaaagttgggatttgaacctaggtctcTCTGACTTGAAAAGCCTCCGTCTCGGAACACACAAATCATATTTTGGCAAAGTTCAGCATCACAAACATCTGAAAGCCTCTGGGAAAACTTTAAGAGGAGTTGACAAGCAGGCCTCTGTATCAGCAGCTGGAAAGTGTTATAATCAGCTTGTAATTAGGGTGTCGCCCACCAAGGCCCATCCCATCATCCCAGAATTGGGAGTCAGTAACAGGAAAGCAAGCTCAGGGGCTGCATGTGCCTTGGCTGCGATGAAGGCCCTTGTCTGAAGAACCTGAGGCATTGTCAGAAGAGAAAACTAAGAGCAGGGGACAGAAATAAGgggtggagaggagaagggaCCTCTCCATTGATCACTACAAACTAATCACCTTGGGATTTAAAGAAACAGCCCTGCCTCAAGTCTAGCATTCCTTGTTTTTTACTAATATTCATGAAATGAAAGCGCCACAACTCTCGGAGGACCTCAGTAGATGTGAGTCTTTGGAAGACCTGAGTTCTGGAATGGGAGCTGGTCTCAGGTGAGTGCACTCTGCATGCTTTGGTGTCCATGACTTGGAAGTGGGTGGAGGTGAGAAGATCACTAGGAAAATAGTCATAACTTGATTACACAAGAGTGGCCTGTCAGATCTGAGTACAAAACTGACCCTGCTTGGGATCCATGATGTCTTTGAAAATGTGCATCCAGACTGTCTGTGGCCTCCTAAGAAGATACCCCGTGTAGTTATAGCCTGGAAGCAAAAACATGTGAGCCTGCATATAAACACCCCTGTCTTATTCCATAGAACCTCACATGGCTTCCCACGTGTGTTCTGAACTACTAGTGTTCTAGACCCAAATTATTATTCCAGACACCTGAAACAACGAGTGACATGAAGCAGGAAACCCTGAAGTTCTGGGGTGTTTTGGTCTTTAGCTCCTATATCTTTTCTAATGGCAAATTATTTTTGGAAAGTGCTCTCTATACTTGATCTGTATGTAATCATCTGGAAAATATGGGAACATGTACTGCCAGAATATATATGTGTCTATACGTTACAACTTCAGCACTTTGATGTGTATTACTAGGCAAGACATAAGAGAGAGGGCTGGTAGTTACATCACTACACCACAGAGCCAGATTGGCTTTTTTCCGACCAGCTGGTTTTGAGTTGTGATTTATTGGGGTGTCAATAAGGAATCTCAGTGACATATGagacatttttaaagatgaaaatatgcCAGGGAGAGatgaaatttacttaaaaaaagaagtactttTGCTTCCGAATCAAAGAATtagagcagagggcttccctggtggcacagtggttgaaagtccgcctgccgatgcaggggacacgggttcgtgccccggtccaggaagatcccacatgccgctgagcggctgggcccgtgagccatggccgctgagcctgcacgttcggagcctgtgctccacaacaggagaggccacaacagtgagaggcccgcataccgaaaaaaaaaaaaaaaaagaattagagcaGAGCACACAGGAAACAAGAATGTGAGAGCAAACATGGCTGCTGGCCTTCTCCTTGCCGCTTTCAAAATCAAAAGGGCAGCAAGGATCAGAGCTCCCTCAGGGGGCTGGAAAGAGCACCTGCTGGGGGTTGGGAGCCCCAGCTTCCAGCACTGATGTGCCCCATCCAAGCTgttgtgtgggtgtgggtgggtgaTTCCATCTCTCCTTGCCTGTTTGCTCTTTGGTTAATAAAGTAATAGTGGTCACCCTACCTCATAGCAGTGTTGTAAGAAGTCAGTGAGAGCTGTAGGTGGTTTGAAAAGGTTGAAGTCCTCTACAAACCTCAGGTTGTTAAACTCAACTGCCTCCTATTTGCTATGCATTAGTTAATTTGTTTCAGAGTGTTATGACTGGCAAATATCGCTGGCAGGATGTGAGATGTCTGGTTGCAACACTACCTTGAGAAAGTCAAATTGTGTTGGTTCGGTCTGGATAACTAGACAGGAGTCCTGTCCTTTCCTCACGGCCCCTTTTGTTGAAGAGAATGAGCCTTCCAGAAAGAGGCAGAGCACTTCCTCCCAggctatgtatttttatttttaattaaattttttttattaaaaaaactgtattggagtatagttgatttacaattttgtgttcgtttcaggtgtatggcaaagtgattcagttatacgtatatatacattcattctttttcagattcttttctcatacaggttatcacagaatattgagtagagttccctgtgctatacagtaggtccttgttggttatctgtcttatatatagtagtgtgtgtgttaATCCCGAATTCCTGATTTATCtatccccttccccatcccaggcTATGTAAATGCCAGTACAACAACAAATTGATTGAGTCCATCTTCAGGAGAACAAACCCCTTACGAGACAGGTTTTCTTGGTAAAAATCAGTCTGTAATATATTTACTGTTGGTAAGGTACTTACTGGACATGAACCAGTAGAAGTCAGGATTCTTATTCAAAAAGATGCTTACACTTTGCTGTAGAGAAGGATATGGTATAGATATATAAAGACATTGTGTTAGGGTGGCTGCTGATATGGGGTATATTCCTATTCTTTGGTTAAGGACTAGGGCCGGCACATAGGCAGGCTCCAGGATGTGCCAGTgttagtcttctcatctgtatagGTCCTTCTTTACATACTAAAGAGAGCCATCTGCTGGTAACCTTAGGCAGCAGTTTTCATACTTTTTGGTCTCAGTCCCATACACACTATGAAATATTATTgagcttttattttatctatCAATCTTCACCATATTAGAAAGTCaaacagacatttaaaatatttatttctgggcCGGAATCGCCATCTTCCAGTAATTGGCCAAAATGACCAACacaaaaggaaagaggaggggcACCCGCTACATGTTCTCTAGGCCTTTTAGAAAACATGGAGTTGTTCCTTTGGCCACATACATGCGAATCTACGAGAAAGGTGATATTGTAGATATCAAGGGAATGGGCACTGTTCAAAAAGGAATGCCCCACAAATGTTACCATGGCAAAACTGGGAGAGTCTACAATGTTACGCAGCATGCTGTTGGCATCATTGTAAACAATGATGgaccggtacgcgggcctctcactgctgtggcctctcccgttgcggagcacagtctccggacgcgcaggctcagcggctctggctcacgggcccagccgctccgtggcatgtgggatcttcccggaccggggcacgaacccgcatcccccgcatcggcaggcggacccccaaccactgtgccaccagggaagcccccaagggcaAGATTCTTGCCAAGAGAATTAATGTGCATATCGAGCATATTAAGCACTCTAAGAGCCGAGATAGCTTCCTGAAACAGGTGAaggaaaatgatcagaaaaagaaggaagccaaAGAGAACGGTACTTGGGTTCAACTGAAGCGCCAGCCTGCTCCACCCAGAGAAGCACACTTTGTAATAACCAATGGAAAGGAGCCTGAACTGTTGGAGCCCATTCCCTATGAATTCATGGCATGATgggtgtaaagaaaataaaagacctggactgtaaaaaaaagaaaaaaaaatttatttctttgcctAAGAATAACAATGATAAACCTAATACATAGTAACATAAATAACAGATGGTTTCATGAAAAATAACTACATTATCCAAACCAAAAAATTTAGTGAGAAGCGTggcattgttttgcatttttacaaCTGTCTCTAGTGTCTGGCTTAAAAGAGGACAGCTGGATTTTCATGtttgcttctgcattcagtctgttgTAATCTGTTGTGTTGGTCAAAGTGTGTGAAGAAAATATGAACTCAACTAGATATTTAGTTGGAAAAGGGACAAATATTTCATTagtcttttcagataattgtgaatattcttctttgatactaaACCACAATTCAACAAgaggtaatttcttttttataaaattcagaaaatttttaCTTCATGAAGTGTTTTACTTCACCAGTCAGATACAGATGCAGACATGAATATACTGACCTTTTATTTATCTGTTATTTTAGCACACTTTTGCTATTTTATGAAGCAAACCATTGCAAG includes these proteins:
- the LOC136120869 gene encoding large ribosomal subunit protein eL21-like; translation: MTNTKGKRRGTRYMFSRPFRKHGVVPLATYMRIYEKGDIVDIKGMGTVQKGMPHKCYHGKTGRVYNVTQHAVGIIVNNDGPGKILAKRINVHIEHIKHSKSRDSFLKQVKENDQKKKEAKENGTWVQLKRQPAPPREAHFVITNGKEPELLEPIPYEFMA